In Streptomyces nodosus, one DNA window encodes the following:
- a CDS encoding ribose-phosphate diphosphokinase, translating to MTGIKTTGQKKLMFFSGRAHPELAEEVAQQLGVGVVPTKAFDFANGEIYVRYQESARGADCFLIQSHTAPINKWIMEQLIMIDALKRASARSITVIVPFYGYARQDKKHRGREPISARLIADLMKTAGADRILTVDLHTDQIQGFFDGPVDHLFALPLLADYVGQKVDRAKLTVVSPDAGRVRVADRWCDRLGAPLAIVHKRRDKDVANQVTVHEVVGEVKGRVCVLVDDMIDTGGTICAAADALFAHGAEDVIVTATHGVLSGPAADRLKNSKVSEFVFTDTLPTPGELDLDKITVLSIAPTIARAVREVFEDGSVTSLFDEQ from the coding sequence GTGACCGGGATCAAGACGACCGGCCAGAAGAAATTGATGTTCTTCTCCGGCCGCGCCCACCCCGAGCTTGCCGAGGAGGTCGCCCAGCAACTGGGGGTCGGGGTCGTCCCGACGAAGGCCTTCGACTTCGCCAACGGCGAGATCTACGTCCGCTACCAGGAGTCGGCGCGCGGTGCCGACTGCTTCCTGATCCAGAGCCACACGGCTCCGATCAACAAGTGGATCATGGAGCAGCTGATCATGATCGACGCGCTGAAGCGCGCGTCGGCTCGTTCCATCACCGTCATCGTGCCGTTCTACGGTTACGCGCGGCAGGACAAGAAGCACCGCGGACGTGAACCGATCTCGGCGCGTCTGATCGCCGATCTGATGAAGACCGCGGGCGCGGACCGCATCCTCACGGTGGATCTGCACACCGACCAGATCCAGGGCTTCTTCGACGGCCCGGTGGACCATCTGTTCGCGCTGCCGCTGCTGGCGGACTACGTGGGCCAGAAGGTGGACCGCGCCAAGCTGACGGTGGTCTCCCCGGACGCGGGCCGTGTGCGGGTGGCCGACCGCTGGTGCGACCGCCTGGGCGCCCCGCTGGCGATCGTGCACAAGCGCCGCGACAAGGACGTCGCCAACCAGGTGACGGTCCACGAGGTGGTGGGTGAGGTCAAGGGCCGGGTGTGCGTCCTGGTCGACGACATGATCGACACCGGTGGCACGATCTGCGCGGCCGCGGACGCGCTGTTCGCGCACGGTGCGGAGGACGTGATCGTGACGGCCACCCACGGTGTGCTGTCGGGTCCGGCGGCCGACCGTCTGAAGAACTCGAAGGTGAGCGAGTTCGTCTTCACCGACACGCTCCCCACTCCGGGCGAGCTGGATCTGGACAAGATCACGGTGCTGTCGATCGCGCCGACCATCGCGCGCGCGGTGCGCGAGGTGTTCGAGGACGGTTCGGTGACGAGCCTCTTCGACGAGCAGTGA
- a CDS encoding 50S ribosomal protein L25/general stress protein Ctc, whose amino-acid sequence MADVKIAAQTRDEFGKGAARRIRRESKVPGVLYGHGTDPLHLTLPGHELLLALRTPNVLISLDIDGKTTELAIPKAVQRDPLKGFLEHVDLLLVKRGEKVTVEIPVQTEGELAPGGNLLEHVLVTLPVEAEATHIPEAVTVSIQGLSAGDAVLAKDITLPAGSTLAVEEDTVVLQVLAAQAEEAPEGEEAAEA is encoded by the coding sequence ATGGCTGATGTGAAGATCGCCGCCCAGACGCGCGACGAGTTCGGCAAGGGCGCCGCCCGCCGTATCCGTCGGGAGAGCAAGGTTCCCGGCGTTCTCTACGGTCACGGCACCGACCCGCTGCACCTGACCCTGCCCGGCCACGAGCTGCTGCTCGCGCTGCGCACGCCGAACGTCCTGATCTCCCTGGACATCGACGGCAAGACCACCGAGCTGGCGATCCCGAAGGCCGTGCAGCGCGACCCGCTGAAGGGCTTCCTGGAGCACGTGGACCTGCTGCTGGTCAAGCGCGGCGAGAAGGTCACGGTCGAGATCCCGGTCCAGACCGAGGGCGAGCTGGCCCCGGGCGGCAACCTGCTGGAGCACGTGCTGGTGACGCTGCCGGTCGAGGCCGAGGCCACGCACATCCCCGAGGCCGTGACCGTGTCGATCCAGGGCCTGAGCGCCGGTGACGCCGTCCTCGCCAAGGACATCACGCTGCCGGCCGGTTCGACCCTGGCGGTCGAGGAGGACACGGTGGTCCTCCAGGTGCTGGCCGCCCAGGCGGAGGAGGCGCCGGAGGGCGAAGAGGCCGCCGAGGCCTGA
- the pth gene encoding aminoacyl-tRNA hydrolase has translation MDVTTSAANAPWLVVGLGNPGPEYAMNRHNVGFMVVDLLADRTGGKFKRAGKAQAQVVEGRIGPPGPSGRRVILAKPMSYMNLSGGPVNALRDFYKVPPANIVAVHDELDIDYGTLRLKLGGGDNGHNGLKSMTKAMGADYHRVRFGIGRPPGRMQVADFVLKDFSPAERKELDYFVDRAADAVECLVLDGLERAQSSYNS, from the coding sequence ATGGACGTGACCACCTCTGCTGCCAACGCCCCCTGGCTCGTCGTGGGCCTCGGCAACCCCGGACCCGAGTACGCCATGAACCGGCACAACGTGGGCTTCATGGTGGTCGATCTGCTGGCCGACCGGACCGGCGGGAAGTTCAAGCGCGCCGGCAAGGCGCAGGCACAGGTCGTGGAGGGGCGGATCGGTCCCCCGGGCCCGTCCGGCCGCCGGGTGATCCTCGCCAAGCCCATGTCGTACATGAACCTGTCGGGCGGCCCGGTGAACGCGCTGCGGGACTTCTACAAGGTGCCGCCCGCGAACATCGTGGCCGTGCACGACGAGCTGGACATCGACTACGGCACCCTGCGCCTGAAGCTGGGGGGCGGCGACAACGGCCACAACGGGCTGAAGTCGATGACGAAGGCCATGGGCGCGGACTACCACCGGGTGCGGTTCGGGATCGGGCGTCCGCCGGGACGTATGCAGGTGGCGGACTTCGTGCTGAAGGACTTCTCCCCGGCGGAGCGCAAGGAGCTGGACTACTTCGTGGACCGGGCCGCGGACGCGGTGGAGTGTCTGGTGCTCGACGGTCTGGAGCGGGCGCAGAGCAGCTACAACTCCTGA